The following proteins come from a genomic window of Triticum aestivum cultivar Chinese Spring chromosome 6A, IWGSC CS RefSeq v2.1, whole genome shotgun sequence:
- the LOC123130667 gene encoding glycine-rich RNA-binding protein-like, whose protein sequence is MADADGAEYRCFVGSLSWNTDDRGLEAAFSSFGEILDAKIINDRETGRSRGFGFVSFSSEQAMQDAIEGMNGKELDGRSIVVNEAQSRGYGGGGGGRYGGGGGGGGGRYGGGGGYGQRRDDGYGDDGYGGGRGYGGGRYGGGRGYGGRRDGGYGRGGNSDGY, encoded by the exons ATGGCAGATGCGGACGGTGCCGAGTACCGCTGCTTCGTCGGCAGCCTGTCCTGGAACACCGACGACCGCGGCCTCGAGGCTGCTTTCAGCTCCTTCGGCGAGATCCTCGACGCCAAG ATCATCAACGATCGCGAGACGGGGAGGTCCCGCGGCTTCGGGTTCGTCAGCTTCTCCAGCGAGCAGGCGATGCAGGACGCCATCGAGGGGATGAACGGTAAGGAGCTCGATGGTCGCAGCATCGTCGTCAACGAGGCCCAGTCCCGCGGGTACGGCGGCGGGGGTGGCGGCAGgtacggtggcggcggtggcggaggcggtggCAGGTACGGCGGTGGTGGCGGGTATGGCCAGCGCCGCGACGATGGCTACGGGGATGACGGCTACGGCGGTGGCCGCGGTTACGGAGGCGGACGCTACGGCGGTGGCAGGGGGTACGGCGGGCGGCGTGACGGCGGCTACGGCCGCGGAGGCAACTCCGACGGATACTGA